In Natranaerovirga pectinivora, the following proteins share a genomic window:
- a CDS encoding aldo/keto reductase, whose amino-acid sequence MENINDYFTLNNGVNIPKLGLGTFQSIESIGKIAVKEALNFGYRHIDTAKAYDNEATIGEAIRESNVPREEIFIVSKVRNNDQGYDTTLKAFDETLDKLGFDYLDLYLIHWPKRKSKETWRALEEIYNTGKVRAIGLSNFKTHHIEDIMSIAKITPMINQVEYHLKLQQDDLQEFCKNHKIQLEAYAPLMRGEILNIPLLQELANKYNKTVAQIALRFILQKEIVAIPKSVKPHRIEENAHLFDFSIAREDMDKLITLNENKRFYSDPDVKYHSE is encoded by the coding sequence ATGGAAAATATAAATGATTACTTTACCCTAAATAATGGCGTAAATATACCAAAATTAGGATTAGGAACATTCCAATCCATAGAATCTATTGGAAAAATAGCTGTTAAAGAAGCTCTTAACTTTGGTTATCGGCATATAGATACAGCAAAAGCATATGACAATGAAGCTACTATAGGGGAAGCAATACGGGAAAGCAATGTGCCAAGAGAGGAAATATTTATTGTAAGTAAAGTAAGAAATAATGATCAAGGCTATGATACAACTTTAAAAGCTTTTGATGAAACTTTAGATAAACTGGGTTTTGATTATCTAGATCTTTATTTAATACATTGGCCAAAAAGAAAATCTAAAGAAACCTGGAGAGCATTAGAAGAAATCTATAACACAGGTAAAGTTAGAGCTATAGGTTTAAGCAACTTTAAAACTCATCATATTGAAGACATTATGTCTATTGCTAAAATAACGCCCATGATTAATCAAGTTGAATACCACCTAAAACTTCAACAAGATGACTTACAAGAATTTTGTAAAAATCATAAAATTCAATTAGAGGCATATGCCCCTTTAATGCGTGGTGAAATATTAAACATCCCATTACTACAGGAATTAGCCAATAAATATAATAAAACAGTGGCTCAAATTGCATTACGTTTTATTCTACAAAAAGAAATCGTTGCTATTCCAAAATCTGTAAAACCTCATAGAATTGAGGAAAATGCTCATCTATTTGATTTCTCTATTGCAAGAGAAGATATGGATAAGTTAATCACTTTAAATGAAAACAAACGCTTTTATTCTGATCCTGATGTAAAGTACCATTCAGAATAA
- a CDS encoding ABC transporter ATP-binding protein: MNRDEQRKQYFEDLFVNKSLNNKNRFKSLISLYKGNFSKIILAICFYIVKHSPTWVLPIVTANIITMVSSPNDSDFGKLALNFTIVIILLIQNIPFNALYMKHLSLCVRQVEMSLRSSLVRKLQQLSIGYHKELKSGKLQSKVLRDVEAIEFLSRNIISSLIPALINIVIFIIIISFRSLTVTTFFLFLIPLSVFLMTAFKKNIKASNSEFRKEIEDMSAKVSEMVQMIPITRAHALEAVEISKIDNQLEKVEKKGFKLDMITAYFGACSWVSFQIFSVVCLMFTTYLAYNGSIPIGDIVLYQTYFTTIVNQIANITNIYPNIAKGFESIDSVTEILLVDDIEKNQGKKRVKEVNGNFIFDNVDFHYLLNQEPVVSNFNLEVKAGECIAFVGESGAGKSTILNLIVGFNQPSKGKVLLDGMDMSEIDLRSYRKFLSVVPQNNILFSGTIRDNIMYGLPNITEEELNKVIELSNLKNFIRELPNGLETIVGEQGSTLSGGQKQRIAIARAMIRNPKIIVLDEATSALDTISEFHVQKAMEELIKDRTTFIVAHRLSTIRDADRIVVMKKGQCIEIGTYEELMNSQGEFYNMHRLQA, from the coding sequence ATGAATCGTGATGAGCAAAGGAAGCAGTATTTTGAAGACCTTTTTGTAAATAAGTCATTAAACAATAAAAATAGATTTAAAAGTTTAATATCCTTATATAAAGGTAATTTTTCTAAAATTATTTTAGCAATTTGTTTTTATATCGTTAAGCATTCTCCAACTTGGGTTTTGCCAATTGTGACAGCAAATATTATTACTATGGTAAGTAGTCCTAATGACTCAGACTTTGGAAAATTAGCATTAAATTTTACCATAGTGATTATTTTACTAATACAAAACATACCTTTTAATGCCTTATATATGAAGCATTTAAGTTTATGTGTAAGGCAAGTTGAAATGAGCTTAAGGAGTAGTCTGGTTAGAAAACTACAACAATTGTCTATTGGTTATCATAAAGAATTAAAATCAGGTAAATTACAATCTAAAGTATTAAGAGATGTTGAGGCAATAGAATTTTTATCTAGGAATATTATTAGTTCATTAATTCCCGCTTTAATCAACATAGTTATATTTATTATAATCATCAGTTTTAGAAGTTTAACCGTTACTACCTTCTTTTTATTTCTAATTCCTTTATCTGTTTTTCTAATGACTGCATTTAAGAAAAATATTAAGGCATCCAATAGTGAGTTTAGAAAAGAGATAGAAGATATGTCAGCAAAAGTATCAGAAATGGTCCAAATGATTCCTATAACAAGAGCCCATGCATTAGAAGCTGTTGAAATTAGTAAGATAGATAACCAATTAGAGAAAGTAGAAAAAAAAGGCTTCAAATTAGATATGATTACAGCATATTTTGGTGCCTGTAGTTGGGTTAGTTTTCAAATTTTCTCAGTTGTTTGTTTAATGTTTACCACTTACCTAGCTTATAACGGCAGTATTCCTATTGGTGATATTGTATTATACCAAACGTACTTTACTACGATTGTCAATCAAATAGCGAATATTACTAATATCTATCCTAATATAGCAAAAGGATTTGAATCCATTGATTCTGTAACAGAAATACTGTTAGTAGATGACATTGAAAAAAATCAAGGTAAAAAAAGAGTGAAAGAAGTAAATGGTAATTTTATTTTTGACAATGTAGATTTTCATTATTTATTAAACCAAGAACCGGTAGTTAGTAATTTTAATTTAGAAGTAAAGGCAGGAGAATGTATTGCTTTTGTAGGGGAATCGGGAGCAGGAAAATCTACCATATTAAATCTTATTGTTGGATTTAATCAACCTTCAAAAGGAAAAGTATTATTAGACGGTATGGATATGAGTGAAATAGATTTACGCTCTTATAGAAAATTTTTATCAGTAGTCCCACAAAATAATATACTTTTTTCTGGAACCATTCGTGATAATATAATGTATGGATTGCCTAATATAACAGAAGAAGAATTAAATAAAGTCATTGAATTATCCAACCTTAAGAATTTTATTAGGGAGTTACCAAATGGATTAGAAACTATTGTAGGAGAACAAGGTAGTACATTATCTGGAGGACAAAAACAAAGAATAGCAATAGCAAGAGCAATGATAAGAAACCCTAAAATTATTGTCCTAGATGAAGCCACCTCTGCCTTAGATACAATTTCTGAATTTCACGTACAAAAAGCAATGGAAGAATTGATAAAAGACAGAACAACTTTTATCGTTGCACATAGGCTTTCTACTATTAGAGATGCTGACAGAATCGTTGTAATGAAAAAAGGACAATGCATAGAAATTGGTACATATGAAGAATTAATGAATAGTCAAGGAGAGTTCTACAATATGCATAGACTTCAAGCATAG
- a CDS encoding ABC transporter ATP-binding protein, giving the protein MSNKEGNNTQKQGGVSMRPGGMGNRMLGAPQKAKDTWGTVKRIGTYMMYYKFKLLGVLIMIVFSSLFTIIGPYLLGLAVDEYIIPMDFKGLTLISLLMIVVYLLASFFTWLQNKLMIEVSQQTVTRMRKDLFGKIQKLPLKYFDSRPHGELMSRLTNDVENVSSTLSNSTTQVFSSVIILVGTIIAMLLLSPILTLISLIIIPLMIISSNQITKRTRKFFKEQQKSLGELNGLIEESISGQKVIKTFAREEHILKEFDVYNEKFRYASIRAQIYTGLIFPLLNVLNNISFAIVAGAGGYLAARDVISVGLILTFINYIKQFTRPVNELANEFNMVLSAVAGAERVFEVIDEEEEPLDIKNALPLENIKGKVDICNVDFSYNKGVPILKGVDLKVEPGQMIALVGPTGAGKTTIINLLTRFYDVDSGTIKIDDYNINDVKRRSLRSSLGIVLQDTYLFSESVKENIRYGKLDATDEEVEEAAKLANAHQFIVRLSDGYDTVLGEDGGGLSQGQRQLLAIARVILSDPSILILDEATSSVDTRTEIHIQEAMMKLMQGRTSFVIAHRLSTIQKADLIVVINDGQIIEKGTHSELLDKKEYYYELYMTQFNKLKEISNL; this is encoded by the coding sequence ATGAGTAATAAAGAGGGTAATAACACCCAAAAGCAAGGTGGCGTCTCTATGAGACCTGGTGGTATGGGGAATAGAATGTTAGGTGCACCCCAAAAAGCAAAAGATACATGGGGGACAGTAAAAAGAATAGGCACATATATGATGTATTATAAATTCAAACTACTAGGTGTTTTGATAATGATTGTATTTAGTTCTTTATTTACCATTATTGGTCCTTATTTACTTGGTCTAGCTGTAGATGAGTATATAATACCTATGGATTTTAAGGGATTAACATTAATATCATTATTAATGATTGTAGTCTATCTTTTGGCATCATTTTTTACTTGGTTGCAAAATAAACTTATGATAGAAGTATCTCAACAAACGGTTACTAGAATGAGAAAAGATCTATTTGGAAAAATACAAAAATTGCCGCTTAAATATTTTGACAGTAGACCTCATGGAGAATTAATGAGTCGATTAACCAATGATGTAGAGAACGTAAGTAGTACTCTAAGCAACAGTACAACACAAGTATTCTCAAGTGTTATTATTTTAGTAGGAACTATAATTGCAATGTTATTGCTTAGCCCTATACTTACATTGATAAGTTTAATCATTATCCCATTAATGATCATTTCTTCTAATCAGATAACAAAGAGAACACGCAAGTTTTTTAAAGAACAACAAAAAAGCTTAGGTGAATTAAATGGATTAATTGAAGAAAGTATCTCAGGGCAAAAGGTAATAAAAACTTTTGCAAGAGAAGAACATATATTAAAGGAATTTGATGTGTATAATGAAAAATTTAGATATGCATCTATAAGAGCCCAGATTTATACAGGGTTAATCTTTCCACTTCTTAATGTATTAAATAATATTAGCTTTGCTATTGTAGCTGGTGCAGGAGGGTATTTGGCTGCAAGAGATGTTATTTCAGTAGGACTTATTTTAACCTTTATTAATTATATTAAACAATTTACTAGACCAGTGAACGAGCTTGCAAATGAGTTTAACATGGTATTGTCTGCAGTTGCAGGAGCAGAAAGAGTTTTTGAAGTCATTGATGAGGAAGAAGAGCCACTAGACATTAAAAATGCACTGCCATTAGAAAATATAAAAGGAAAAGTAGATATTTGTAATGTGGATTTTTCATATAATAAAGGTGTGCCTATTTTAAAGGGTGTTGATTTGAAAGTAGAGCCAGGACAAATGATTGCATTGGTGGGTCCTACTGGCGCAGGCAAAACAACCATTATTAATTTACTTACAAGATTCTATGATGTTGATTCAGGTACAATAAAAATCGATGATTATAATATAAATGACGTTAAAAGAAGAAGTTTAAGGTCTTCATTAGGCATAGTGCTACAGGATACATATTTATTCTCTGAATCTGTAAAAGAAAATATTAGATACGGAAAATTAGATGCAACAGATGAGGAGGTAGAAGAAGCTGCAAAACTAGCCAATGCGCATCAATTTATTGTTAGGTTATCAGATGGGTATGATACAGTACTAGGTGAAGATGGAGGAGGGTTAAGTCAAGGTCAAAGACAGTTACTTGCTATTGCAAGGGTTATTTTGTCAGATCCATCCATACTTATTTTAGATGAAGCAACTAGTAGTGTGGATACGAGAACAGAGATTCATATTCAAGAAGCTATGATGAAATTAATGCAAGGCCGAACAAGCTTTGTTATTGCACATAGATTAAGTACCATACAAAAAGCAGACTTAATTGTGGTCATTAATGATGGTCAAATAATTGAAAAGGGAACTCATAGTGAATTATTAGATAAAAAAGAATACTACTATGAGTTGTATATGACACAGTTTAACAAATTAAAAGAAATATCGAATTTATAA
- a CDS encoding ABC transporter ATP-binding protein, whose product MKNLLKYIKPYWIFFIFSILLMLVELYADLIQPAIIADIVDIGVVNQDFNYILHRSLIMIGLAVLGMIGGFGSTVLSSYASQSFSVDLRRDLFKKVQSFSFSNIDKFKTSSLITRLTSDVTQVQNMVRITMRMMFRAVLLSIGGVLMASLLNLRVSIIFVVAIPALVVAFIWVIKKGFPIFSVVQQKLDKVNGVMRENLVGARVVKAFVRADLEKNRFKEANEGLMNSSVKGLKIVALLMPAMMLILNLSIVAVLWIGGIEYSKGTMTDGQIIAYINYLTRILMALMRVAFGLIMISRAKASVLRINEVLDTEVDIHDNPNASDSAIKKGMVAFENVTFKYSKENKEPILKDISFSVNGGETVAILGATGSGKSTLVNLISRLYDVTEGKILIDGKDIKSFKLKSLRNQIGMVLQESILFSGTIKENLLWGDENANDNEIITASQSAQADEFISNFTKGYETILGQRGVNVSGGQKQRISIARALVKKPKILILDDSTSAVDMATEAKIQEALRRKENKCTTFVIAQRISTVLDADKIIVLDKGEIVAQGTHEELLKTSEIYKDIYISQMGKEA is encoded by the coding sequence TTGAAAAATTTACTTAAATATATAAAGCCATATTGGATTTTCTTTATTTTTTCCATACTACTGATGTTAGTTGAGTTATATGCAGATTTAATTCAACCAGCGATCATTGCTGACATAGTAGATATAGGTGTTGTTAATCAAGATTTTAATTATATTTTACATAGAAGTTTAATAATGATTGGTTTGGCTGTTTTGGGTATGATAGGAGGATTTGGCTCTACGGTTTTATCCTCATATGCTAGTCAGAGTTTTTCTGTGGATTTAAGACGAGACTTGTTTAAAAAGGTTCAGTCGTTTTCTTTTTCTAATATTGATAAATTTAAAACATCTTCTTTAATTACAAGATTAACAAGTGATGTAACACAAGTTCAAAACATGGTAAGAATCACTATGCGTATGATGTTTAGAGCCGTTTTATTAAGCATTGGTGGCGTCTTAATGGCTTCTTTACTAAATCTCCGTGTTTCCATTATTTTTGTAGTAGCCATCCCTGCTTTAGTTGTGGCTTTTATATGGGTAATTAAAAAAGGATTCCCTATTTTTTCAGTAGTACAACAAAAATTAGACAAAGTGAATGGGGTTATGAGGGAGAACTTAGTAGGAGCAAGAGTTGTAAAAGCTTTTGTAAGAGCAGATTTAGAAAAGAATAGATTTAAAGAGGCTAATGAGGGCTTAATGAATTCATCTGTAAAAGGCTTAAAAATAGTTGCATTATTAATGCCTGCAATGATGTTGATACTAAATTTAAGTATCGTAGCTGTATTATGGATTGGTGGTATTGAATATAGCAAAGGTACAATGACAGATGGTCAAATTATAGCATATATTAATTATCTTACTCGTATTCTAATGGCATTAATGAGAGTTGCATTTGGCCTAATAATGATTTCAAGAGCAAAGGCATCAGTTCTAAGAATTAATGAAGTTTTAGATACAGAAGTGGATATTCATGATAATCCAAATGCAAGTGACTCTGCTATTAAAAAAGGGATGGTAGCGTTTGAAAATGTTACTTTTAAGTATTCTAAAGAGAATAAAGAACCTATTCTTAAGGACATTTCATTTTCTGTTAATGGTGGAGAAACAGTTGCTATTTTAGGAGCTACAGGATCAGGTAAAAGCACATTAGTGAACTTAATTTCAAGGCTATATGATGTAACTGAAGGGAAGATACTCATTGATGGCAAAGATATTAAAAGTTTTAAATTAAAATCATTGAGAAACCAGATTGGCATGGTACTTCAAGAATCCATTTTGTTTTCTGGAACCATTAAAGAAAACCTTTTATGGGGAGATGAAAATGCAAATGATAATGAAATTATTACAGCATCTCAATCTGCTCAAGCAGATGAATTTATATCAAATTTCACTAAAGGATATGAAACCATACTAGGACAAAGAGGGGTTAATGTTTCAGGAGGACAAAAACAAAGAATCTCTATAGCAAGAGCATTGGTTAAAAAGCCTAAAATTCTTATATTGGATGACAGTACTAGTGCTGTTGATATGGCAACAGAAGCTAAGATTCAAGAAGCGTTAAGGAGAAAAGAAAACAAATGCACAACTTTTGTTATTGCCCAAAGAATTAGCACAGTTCTTGATGCGGATAAAATTATTGTATTAGATAAAGGTGAAATTGTAGCACAAGGTACTCACGAAGAATTATTAAAAACAAGTGAAATCTATAAGGATATTTATATATCACAAATGGGGAAGGAGGCATAA
- a CDS encoding MarR family winged helix-turn-helix transcriptional regulator, with translation MSYNREESLNYLLTKVFKLRHIKLHTMLTELGMHPGQHSILFLLWEKDGQTQKELCNGVMIKPSSITVVLGRMEKSGLITRKTDVDDKRVSRVYLTEKGKKIQKEVEEALMKIEEKCYGNFTETEKKQYKDFLLRIKANLEKK, from the coding sequence ATGAGCTACAATAGAGAGGAATCATTAAATTATTTATTAACTAAAGTATTTAAATTGCGTCATATTAAACTTCATACGATGTTAACTGAGTTAGGTATGCATCCTGGTCAACATTCCATTTTATTCTTATTATGGGAGAAAGATGGTCAGACACAAAAAGAATTATGTAATGGTGTTATGATAAAACCTTCGTCTATTACTGTAGTTCTTGGAAGAATGGAAAAATCAGGATTGATTACTCGTAAAACAGATGTTGATGACAAAAGGGTATCAAGAGTTTATTTAACGGAAAAAGGTAAGAAAATTCAAAAAGAAGTAGAAGAGGCTCTTATGAAGATAGAAGAAAAGTGTTATGGTAATTTTACCGAGACAGAAAAAAAACAGTATAAGGACTTTTTATTAAGAATTAAAGCTAACCTAGAGAAGAAATAA
- a CDS encoding ABC transporter permease — protein sequence MRLILKLTFANIIKNKLRTFMIVLSILLSTALIYSVMSISDSVEDIFKKQLTQSVGQSEIIVTGTTQSRFFYEDFNNLHYFEYARGVVQTFGYAENLEDEQIRAILYGFDLEDFKLLYKVNTFNGNSDQVFRDNNVILGEWTADKYNLSIGDSFDININGTIYDLKVYGIMEDQHNILSPQVGRIQLLLPKTFLQDTLELDNNVTTYFIKTNGNTSIEEGKIYLENTYPDYRFEAFDFDMVRENMNMIIIPLMILIIVVLLISVFIIYSAFKVIALERLPFIGTLRSIGSTKKQTSIILLTESIFYGIIGGVLGGILGIFILKIVDSQIMGISSMDKGNPLNIHLLNMIIAIFIAILLSLLSGALPILKMIGRSIKDIMLNIINTEKKLNSKKAILGLILIICAFLLFNYAPTHLATLLTILGIIMLPIGAAFIIPFIILFLCNIINTLDNLMPSDTSKLALTNIKNDKTIHSSIVLMGIGLGVILLINTLVSSVLIEVIDIFNNVQSDIYLEKSFDSEAFDSKLSSIKGIEKIDKSYSINNITSSNSDTIIGYLYGVDDEYFSSAWSMDLGNSKDEILYDLKNSQGIIITSFIANKYNLSLNQTLALNLEGFIKEYSIIGIIDTLFNNGQVSFIHKDNFLEDITNHYSATYFIKTNMPSDEVVTSIRTQFSTEPFFIATFDEMKEMNIRNNNALFGLMKGISFIAMAIGIVGIFNNYMISFLSRKRFLAVLRSMGLSKNKMLRMLIKESLLCGVIGSISGISIGVLFLQSLKYVLYIINIPPILHYSQQEFIIILVSGIIISIISAVLPIFKTKKMSIIENLKYE from the coding sequence ATGAGATTAATATTAAAACTTACATTTGCTAATATTATAAAAAATAAGTTGCGTACATTTATGATTGTTCTATCCATTTTACTATCTACAGCTCTTATTTACTCTGTAATGAGCATAAGTGACTCTGTAGAGGATATTTTTAAAAAACAACTTACTCAAAGTGTTGGCCAATCAGAGATTATTGTAACCGGAACGACTCAGTCCAGATTTTTCTATGAAGACTTTAATAATCTCCACTATTTTGAATATGCAAGAGGTGTTGTTCAAACTTTTGGATATGCAGAAAACTTAGAAGATGAACAAATAAGGGCCATATTGTATGGATTTGATTTAGAGGATTTTAAGCTATTATATAAAGTTAACACTTTTAATGGTAATAGCGATCAAGTTTTCAGAGATAATAATGTTATTTTAGGCGAATGGACTGCTGACAAATACAATCTATCTATTGGAGATTCTTTTGATATTAATATAAATGGAACAATATACGACTTAAAAGTCTATGGTATTATGGAGGATCAACATAATATATTGTCACCTCAAGTTGGTAGAATCCAGTTGCTATTACCCAAAACATTTCTTCAAGATACTTTAGAATTAGATAATAATGTAACTACCTATTTTATAAAAACCAATGGTAATACTTCCATAGAAGAAGGAAAAATATATTTAGAAAATACATATCCTGATTATAGATTTGAAGCCTTTGATTTTGATATGGTTAGAGAGAACATGAATATGATAATCATACCCTTAATGATTTTAATCATCGTTGTATTATTAATTAGTGTTTTTATTATTTATTCTGCTTTTAAAGTTATTGCATTAGAGAGACTCCCCTTTATTGGAACACTACGAAGTATTGGTTCAACAAAAAAACAAACTTCAATTATTCTACTAACAGAAAGTATTTTTTACGGAATTATTGGTGGGGTTCTAGGGGGCATTTTAGGTATATTTATACTAAAAATAGTTGATAGTCAAATAATGGGCATTTCGAGTATGGATAAGGGTAACCCGTTAAACATTCATCTACTAAATATGATTATAGCTATTTTTATTGCAATATTATTATCTTTGTTAAGCGGTGCCCTTCCTATTCTAAAAATGATTGGACGTTCTATTAAAGATATAATGCTAAATATTATCAATACTGAGAAGAAATTAAATTCTAAAAAAGCAATATTGGGCCTTATTCTCATTATATGTGCTTTTTTACTGTTTAATTATGCACCTACTCATTTAGCTACTTTACTTACAATCCTTGGTATTATTATGTTGCCTATTGGTGCTGCTTTTATAATACCTTTTATTATATTATTTTTATGCAATATTATAAATACATTAGATAACCTAATGCCCTCCGATACTTCTAAACTTGCACTTACAAATATTAAAAACGATAAAACCATTCACAGTAGTATTGTTTTGATGGGCATTGGCTTAGGGGTTATTTTATTAATCAATACCCTTGTTTCTTCTGTACTTATTGAAGTTATTGATATATTTAATAATGTTCAGTCTGATATATATCTAGAAAAGAGTTTTGATAGTGAAGCATTTGATTCTAAATTATCTAGCATAAAGGGTATAGAAAAAATTGATAAATCCTATAGCATAAATAATATTACCTCCTCTAATAGCGATACTATTATTGGCTATTTATATGGTGTTGATGATGAATATTTCAGTTCTGCTTGGTCTATGGATTTAGGTAACTCCAAAGATGAAATACTATATGATTTAAAAAATTCTCAAGGAATCATTATTACCTCATTTATTGCTAATAAATATAATCTCTCACTAAACCAGACTCTAGCATTAAACTTAGAAGGATTCATAAAAGAATATTCTATTATCGGTATAATTGATACCCTTTTTAATAATGGGCAAGTTTCTTTTATTCATAAGGATAATTTTCTAGAAGATATTACAAACCATTATAGTGCAACTTATTTTATTAAAACTAATATGCCTTCAGATGAAGTTGTTACATCAATAAGAACCCAGTTTTCAACTGAACCTTTCTTTATAGCAACTTTTGATGAGATGAAAGAAATGAACATAAGAAATAATAATGCTCTTTTTGGTTTAATGAAAGGTATCTCTTTTATTGCTATGGCAATAGGTATTGTAGGTATATTTAATAATTATATGATTAGCTTTTTAAGCAGAAAAAGATTTCTTGCTGTATTAAGATCCATGGGGCTCTCAAAAAATAAAATGTTAAGAATGCTAATAAAAGAATCTCTATTATGTGGGGTTATTGGATCTATCTCAGGTATAAGTATTGGAGTATTGTTTTTGCAATCATTAAAATATGTATTATATATCATAAACATTCCTCCTATATTACATTACTCTCAGCAAGAATTTATTATTATATTGGTTTCAGGTATTATAATTTCAATAATATCTGCTGTCTTACCAATTTTTAAAACTAAGAAAATGAGTATCATAGAAAACTTAAAATATGAATAG
- a CDS encoding ABC transporter ATP-binding protein, whose protein sequence is MKQVITIKNVRKEYQNGGVNTEVIKGVSLDINKGEFVSIMGPSGSGKSTLLYLMGGLENCTEGTIEINGKPIEKMNDTDESKMRRKDIGFVFQFFNLIPHLTVEENIILPIIIDGGKPKKYKDQLDKLLNLVGLTDKRHSKPSQLSGGQQQRVAIARALINDPEIILADEPIGNLDSKTGETIMNLFRRINLEEGKTIIQVTHSEESAAYGNRIVNVLDGLLV, encoded by the coding sequence ATGAAGCAGGTTATAACGATAAAAAATGTAAGAAAAGAATATCAAAATGGCGGTGTTAATACAGAGGTTATTAAAGGCGTTAGTTTAGACATAAATAAAGGAGAATTTGTATCAATTATGGGTCCCTCTGGATCAGGGAAAAGCACTTTGCTTTATTTAATGGGCGGTCTTGAGAATTGTACTGAAGGTACTATTGAAATCAATGGGAAACCTATAGAAAAAATGAATGATACTGATGAGAGTAAAATGAGAAGAAAAGACATTGGTTTCGTATTTCAGTTTTTTAATTTAATACCTCATTTGACAGTAGAGGAAAACATAATATTACCTATTATTATTGATGGAGGTAAACCGAAAAAATACAAAGACCAATTAGATAAGTTACTGAATTTAGTTGGATTAACAGATAAAAGACATAGCAAACCTAGCCAGCTCTCTGGTGGTCAACAACAAAGGGTTGCCATTGCAAGAGCCCTTATCAATGATCCAGAAATCATATTGGCAGATGAACCTATTGGCAATTTAGATAGCAAAACTGGAGAAACAATCATGAATTTGTTTAGAAGGATTAATTTAGAAGAAGGTAAAACTATCATTCAAGTTACCCATTCAGAGGAATCAGCAGCATATGGTAATCGGATTGTTAACGTTTTAGATGGGCTATTGGTTTAA